In a single window of the Pleurodeles waltl isolate 20211129_DDA chromosome 4_2, aPleWal1.hap1.20221129, whole genome shotgun sequence genome:
- the SNU13 gene encoding NHP2-like protein 1 gives MTEPEVNPKAYPLGDAQLTKTLLDLVQQAANYKQLRKGANEATKTLNRGVAEFIVMAADAEPLEIILHLPLLCEDKNVPYVFVRSKQALGRACGVSRPVIACSVTIKEGSQLKPQIQSVQQAIERLLV, from the exons ATG ACTGAACCTGAAGTGAACCCCAAGGCTTATCCCCTAGGAGATGCCCAGCTCACCAAGACGCTTCTGGACCTGGTGCAACAGGCTGCCAACTACAAGCAATTGCGCAAGGGCGCCAATGAAG CCACGAAAACCCTGAACCGCGGCGTTGCTGAATTCATTGTGATGGCGGCTGATGCAGAGCCTTTGGAGATCATTCTTCATTTACCGCTGTTGTGTGAAGACAAGAATGTGCCGTATGTCTTTGTGCGCTCCAAGCAGGCGCTAGGTAGAGCCTGTGGGGTGTCACGGCCTGTCATCGCTTGCTCTGTCACAATTAAGGAGGGCTCCCAACTCAAACCTCAgatccagtctgtgcagcaggccATTGAGAGACTGCTTGTGTAG